The following proteins are co-located in the Halogeometricum sp. S1BR25-6 genome:
- a CDS encoding UPF0175 family protein: MGTRVDSGGGGNNDLAEAIGLFILGEISLGKAAEHAGVSRWEMESILKDAGVDRRYGPRSQDELDDEVTTALNLE; the protein is encoded by the coding sequence ATGGGAACCCGAGTTGATTCCGGCGGAGGGGGTAACAACGACCTTGCAGAGGCTATTGGGTTGTTTATTCTCGGGGAGATCTCCCTTGGAAAAGCTGCCGAGCACGCCGGTGTCTCTCGCTGGGAGATGGAATCTATCCTGAAGGATGCCGGTGTGGACCGTCGGTACGGTCCTCGCTCTCAAGACGAACTTGACGACGAGGTCACGACAGCCTTGAATCTTGAATGA
- a CDS encoding MFS transporter: MGRLSGSLWNASAPGSIIKYYLYKSAKAVEFYRPIMYLFFLAQGLNFTQIAILEAIYNLTTLLGEIPTGYIGDRVGRRNSLLIGTVLIAVTLLGIGLSESFFALAVLYVCWSAGYNFRSGSEDAWLHDTLTDDLSEDEFAHVRGRGESAALAVGAGAAIVGGYLGSIDLSYPWFVAAAVTGFGAVVLLTLDEPETYKKTDTDELSFRRTVGIVKEALSERNLRAFILYYYVLYAAVTYLVFVFLQPIFQTVVVDLGVSPGQVESLLGWFYAAYSLVGAVLSYYTGAIKEFIGIQTWFIILPFIVGAALVGMYFVPILALPTFLVARGLSDVTRSFAGQYVNNQIETLGRATVLSAMAMVSGLAVIPFQLGSGVLSDYVSPLFALAAGGVVLIVGSVVILSWELPVTEP; the protein is encoded by the coding sequence ATGGGTCGTCTCTCTGGGTCTCTCTGGAATGCGTCCGCACCTGGTAGTATCATCAAATACTATCTCTACAAATCCGCCAAAGCGGTCGAATTCTACCGGCCGATTATGTACCTCTTCTTCCTGGCACAGGGACTCAACTTCACCCAAATCGCCATTCTCGAAGCGATATACAATCTAACCACATTACTCGGTGAAATACCGACGGGGTACATCGGAGATCGCGTTGGTCGACGGAATAGTCTTCTTATCGGGACGGTGCTGATTGCTGTAACGCTCCTTGGGATTGGCCTTTCTGAGTCGTTTTTCGCGTTGGCGGTTCTCTATGTCTGCTGGTCTGCGGGGTACAACTTTAGATCCGGGAGTGAGGATGCGTGGCTGCACGACACGCTCACAGACGACCTCTCGGAAGACGAGTTCGCACACGTTCGAGGGCGAGGAGAATCTGCAGCTCTCGCGGTTGGTGCTGGTGCAGCCATTGTTGGCGGGTATCTCGGGAGTATCGATCTCTCGTACCCGTGGTTCGTCGCAGCTGCAGTTACTGGGTTCGGAGCCGTGGTACTACTGACACTAGACGAACCTGAAACGTACAAAAAGACAGACACGGACGAGTTGAGCTTCCGCCGAACCGTTGGTATCGTCAAGGAGGCGCTTTCCGAACGGAATCTCAGGGCATTCATTCTCTATTACTACGTCCTCTACGCCGCTGTGACGTACCTCGTGTTTGTCTTTCTCCAGCCGATTTTCCAGACCGTCGTTGTCGATTTAGGCGTCTCCCCTGGACAAGTCGAATCACTTCTGGGGTGGTTCTACGCAGCGTACAGTCTCGTCGGTGCGGTACTCAGCTACTATACTGGCGCGATCAAGGAGTTCATCGGTATCCAGACGTGGTTCATCATCCTGCCATTCATCGTCGGTGCAGCACTGGTCGGGATGTACTTTGTTCCCATACTCGCGCTTCCGACGTTCCTCGTCGCTCGAGGGCTCTCGGACGTCACGCGGTCGTTCGCTGGACAGTACGTTAACAACCAAATCGAAACGCTCGGACGCGCAACCGTGTTGAGCGCCATGGCGATGGTCAGCGGCTTAGCCGTCATTCCATTTCAACTTGGGAGCGGTGTTCTCTCGGACTATGTGTCCCCACTGTTTGCGCTAGCTGCCGGAGGAGTTGTCCTCATCGTTGGTTCAGTAGTGATCCTTTCGTGGGAGCTCCCTGTAACCGAGCCATGA
- a CDS encoding plastocyanin/azurin family copper-binding protein, with the protein MNEDFAFDPKTLTVSAGTTVRWVNDSDVGHTVTAYGDRIPTEAVYFASGGFESERAARNDVSGGLLATGDTYEHTFDVTGTYEYVCIPHEGSGMTGTITVE; encoded by the coding sequence ATGAACGAAGACTTCGCGTTCGATCCAAAGACGCTCACTGTAAGCGCCGGGACAACAGTGAGATGGGTGAACGATAGCGATGTCGGACATACAGTGACGGCCTACGGGGATAGGATACCAACAGAGGCAGTGTATTTCGCTAGTGGAGGATTCGAGTCTGAACGAGCCGCACGAAACGACGTGAGTGGAGGGCTGCTCGCTACCGGTGATACGTACGAACACACCTTCGACGTCACTGGGACGTATGAGTATGTGTGTATTCCACACGAAGGCTCAGGGATGACAGGTACTATAACGGTCGAGTAA
- a CDS encoding ArdC-like ssDNA-binding domain-containing protein — MATTSDSSVSFDETDTRSDEMNSTIKQWVDDLVAGVDDAQASEEFQEWLDVQSRFHDYSYRNTLLIKRQCPEATRVAGYRTWQEDFDRHVQEGESAIWIWAPIITTQCPECENSPSYHENSDCDYDQTPPEEWSKGLVGFRPAPVFDISQTDGEPLPELDTEATGDAGNLVSRLTDAADELGVTVRIIPADEWTHGEAKGTCKQLSLVDMQPRVEVRDRENDADLARTLVHEYAHALLHFDVDDDTERSKREVEAEAVAYVVGRYCGLDTSGSAFYLAAWESDDPEIVRERLGRISRISTEIITLLED, encoded by the coding sequence ATGGCTACGACCAGTGACTCGTCAGTCTCCTTCGACGAGACCGACACGCGATCCGACGAGATGAACAGCACTATCAAACAGTGGGTCGACGACCTCGTCGCCGGCGTCGACGACGCGCAGGCCAGCGAGGAGTTCCAGGAGTGGCTCGATGTCCAGAGTCGTTTCCACGACTATTCCTACCGGAACACGCTCCTGATCAAGCGCCAGTGCCCCGAGGCGACCCGCGTCGCTGGCTATCGGACATGGCAAGAAGACTTTGACCGGCACGTCCAGGAGGGAGAAAGCGCGATCTGGATCTGGGCACCGATCATCACAACGCAGTGCCCGGAGTGCGAGAACTCACCGAGCTATCACGAGAACAGTGACTGTGACTACGACCAGACGCCACCCGAAGAGTGGTCGAAGGGACTCGTTGGGTTCAGACCCGCGCCGGTGTTCGACATCTCCCAGACGGACGGTGAGCCGCTTCCGGAACTCGATACGGAAGCGACCGGGGACGCCGGCAATCTCGTCAGCCGGCTAACCGACGCCGCGGATGAACTCGGCGTGACGGTGCGGATCATTCCGGCCGACGAGTGGACCCACGGTGAGGCGAAGGGCACCTGCAAGCAGCTGAGTCTCGTCGATATGCAGCCGCGTGTCGAGGTTCGGGATCGAGAGAACGACGCCGATCTCGCCCGGACGCTGGTTCACGAGTACGCGCACGCCCTGCTCCATTTCGATGTCGACGACGACACCGAACGGTCGAAACGCGAAGTCGAGGCCGAAGCCGTCGCGTACGTCGTCGGGCGGTACTGTGGGCTCGACACCAGCGGCTCGGCGTTCTACTTGGCTGCCTGGGAGTCGGACGATCCCGAGATTGTTCGCGAGCGGCTCGGGCGGATCAGTCGAATATCGACAGAGATCATTACGTTGCTTGAAGATTGA
- a CDS encoding Cdc6/Cdc18 family protein — MPSSTEQTRTLGDYATEHGAVAHSRSGSRDDPLSVLDEEDPIFANEDLLRIDHIPDQDKIVGRNSQIETVARRLKPTISGGSGKGTLLLGKSGSGKTLVTRYVSREVEERGMNNDVRIGRAIIDCAQRRSEVQTVIHLAKGLNRSEKTGVTIPHSGIATGAYYDRLWTIIDELYDAVIVVLDEIDRLAPPDDARNVPPEEAEDSKLLMQLSRAGEENDVEASITVVGISNDLKYGDRLDTRVESSFAPDEIVFPAYDANQLGDILERRRDAYRSGVLSDDVIPLCSAFSAQEHGDARRALDLFRLAGEVARDDDAGQVRGEHVRTANDDAEVTRIQDLIRGCPTQAKIAIAALAAMDEFTNQSQFKAAEMYQVYRMFAEAIGMKVLGQKRITDQLREYETLTIIDMTRTSDGYREGTYLQLSLLDEASLLLQSVGLDGRCSQIPIDSRMRQKLISIVSK, encoded by the coding sequence ATGCCCTCAAGCACGGAGCAGACAAGAACGCTTGGCGATTACGCCACCGAGCATGGCGCTGTCGCTCACTCTCGCTCCGGTTCTCGGGACGACCCCCTATCTGTCCTTGATGAGGAGGATCCAATTTTCGCCAACGAGGATCTCCTTCGTATCGACCACATCCCAGACCAGGACAAGATTGTCGGGCGAAACAGTCAAATCGAGACTGTCGCCCGTCGATTGAAGCCGACAATTTCTGGTGGGTCGGGTAAGGGAACACTTCTTCTTGGGAAATCCGGATCGGGGAAAACACTCGTGACTCGATACGTCAGTCGCGAGGTCGAAGAACGAGGGATGAACAACGATGTTCGTATTGGTCGCGCAATCATTGACTGCGCACAACGTCGCTCAGAGGTCCAAACAGTCATTCATCTCGCGAAGGGTCTGAACCGTTCTGAGAAGACCGGTGTCACGATTCCACACTCCGGTATTGCGACTGGGGCGTACTACGACCGACTGTGGACAATCATCGACGAACTCTACGACGCAGTCATTGTTGTCCTTGACGAGATCGATCGTCTTGCACCACCTGACGACGCGAGAAATGTTCCTCCTGAAGAAGCTGAGGACAGCAAACTCCTGATGCAACTGTCCCGAGCAGGAGAAGAGAACGATGTCGAGGCCAGCATCACGGTTGTTGGTATCAGTAACGACCTCAAGTATGGTGATCGCCTAGACACTCGAGTTGAGAGCTCCTTTGCGCCGGATGAGATTGTGTTCCCTGCGTACGACGCCAACCAACTCGGAGACATTCTCGAACGACGTCGCGACGCATACCGATCAGGCGTTCTCTCAGACGATGTTATCCCACTCTGCTCGGCCTTTTCTGCCCAAGAACACGGGGACGCACGCCGTGCACTCGACCTCTTTCGACTTGCTGGCGAAGTCGCTCGTGATGATGACGCTGGGCAAGTTCGAGGGGAACATGTTCGAACCGCCAACGACGATGCTGAAGTGACCCGTATTCAGGATTTGATTCGTGGCTGTCCGACACAGGCCAAGATTGCGATTGCTGCACTTGCTGCGATGGATGAGTTCACAAACCAGTCACAATTCAAAGCAGCGGAAATGTATCAGGTGTATCGTATGTTTGCTGAAGCGATCGGTATGAAGGTGCTTGGACAGAAGCGCATCACTGACCAACTCCGTGAATACGAGACACTGACGATCATCGATATGACACGGACGAGTGATGGGTATCGAGAGGGGACGTATCTCCAACTGTCACTGCTTGACGAAGCAAGTCTCCTACTACAGTCGGTTGGCCTGGACGGCCGCTGTTCACAGATTCCGATTGACTCTCGGATGCGCCAGAAGCTAATTAGCATCGTCAGTAAATAA
- a CDS encoding ZIP family metal transporter yields the protein MSKPNTDGDTTVNQTERPLGLPKWAAALLPILLLALIAGGFFATAPFASLDNGGAPLPDVSVTHTTLPSEETVVLHVTNNGPDEVTISQVLVAEAYWDFDVQGAGGDNTLAPRESAQVVIPYHWNPGWDLEVALLLSDGATVHHTIIAPSQSPGLTTDLLVTMAVIGLFVGVIPVALGMLWFPFLQSMSDRWLHAILAFSAGILAFLAIDAGFEAFELGEQVPGAFEGPALVALGIIGALLAVQAVSAWRQGRAEAGDARAQSGLWVAYLVALGIGLHNLAEGLAIGSSFALGRVSLGAFLVIGFMLHNVTEGPAVVAPVARGERPNVLHFVGLGFIAGAPVILGGWLGSLAFSPTLGAFFLAVGVGAILQVIWELREMVSRNGRVGSALNLVTFLVGLVVMYVTDLFVAL from the coding sequence ATGAGCAAACCAAACACTGACGGCGACACGACTGTGAACCAAACTGAGCGCCCGCTGGGACTTCCGAAGTGGGCTGCAGCACTACTCCCAATCCTCCTGCTCGCACTCATCGCAGGTGGGTTCTTCGCGACGGCGCCGTTCGCGTCGCTCGACAACGGTGGTGCGCCACTCCCCGACGTGTCGGTGACGCATACGACCCTGCCGAGCGAAGAGACCGTCGTCCTACACGTCACGAATAACGGTCCGGACGAAGTGACTATCTCACAGGTGCTGGTCGCAGAAGCCTACTGGGACTTCGATGTGCAGGGCGCAGGCGGTGATAACACACTCGCTCCTCGTGAGAGCGCACAGGTCGTCATCCCGTACCACTGGAACCCAGGCTGGGACCTCGAGGTGGCCCTGCTGCTCTCGGACGGTGCAACCGTTCACCACACCATCATCGCCCCCAGCCAGTCACCGGGCCTGACGACTGACCTACTGGTGACGATGGCTGTCATCGGCCTGTTCGTCGGCGTCATCCCCGTCGCACTCGGGATGCTGTGGTTCCCATTCCTGCAATCGATGAGTGACCGCTGGCTCCACGCGATTCTCGCCTTCTCGGCGGGTATCCTCGCGTTCCTCGCTATTGATGCCGGGTTCGAGGCTTTCGAACTCGGTGAACAAGTGCCGGGCGCGTTCGAGGGGCCCGCCCTCGTCGCGCTCGGAATCATTGGCGCACTTCTCGCCGTTCAGGCCGTCAGCGCGTGGCGACAGGGCCGTGCGGAAGCAGGTGATGCGCGTGCCCAGAGCGGTCTGTGGGTTGCCTACCTGGTTGCGCTCGGAATCGGCCTCCACAACCTCGCCGAGGGGCTCGCCATCGGGAGCTCGTTCGCACTCGGGCGCGTATCGCTCGGGGCGTTCCTCGTCATCGGCTTCATGCTTCACAACGTGACTGAAGGGCCAGCTGTCGTCGCACCCGTTGCACGTGGTGAGCGTCCGAACGTCCTCCACTTCGTCGGTCTGGGGTTCATTGCAGGTGCTCCGGTCATCCTCGGTGGCTGGCTGGGTAGCCTTGCCTTCTCGCCGACGCTCGGGGCGTTCTTCCTCGCTGTCGGCGTGGGGGCGATCCTGCAGGTCATCTGGGAACTTCGAGAGATGGTCAGTCGGAATGGACGCGTCGGTTCTGCGCTGAATCTCGTGACGTTCCTCGTCGGACTTGTCGTGATGTACGTCACTGACCTCTTCGTCGCACTCTAA
- a CDS encoding ParA family protein, which translates to MTTKIACTNQKGGVGKTTTAINVAGALSERGHDVLFIDLDPQGHATEGLGLGQAYESEPPHLGTVLVEIGEQERVNDLIYEHEEMDVLAANIDMFTLETDLTGAMRSRERLEMVLDELEYEYDFVVVDCPPSLGHLTDNALLACGNLLVPALAEGTSIRALEILYDQIDSLEQGYETTIREVGLVANRVETDGEAEEMMEWFEATLGDQMPIWEIRKRVALKRAWNEGVSIFTHSEECDMEAVYLDIARYLEDLE; encoded by the coding sequence ATGACAACGAAGATTGCGTGTACGAATCAGAAAGGTGGTGTTGGGAAGACAACCACAGCGATCAACGTCGCTGGTGCATTGTCAGAGCGCGGTCACGATGTACTCTTCATCGATCTTGACCCACAAGGACACGCAACCGAAGGGTTGGGACTTGGGCAAGCGTACGAATCCGAACCTCCGCATTTAGGTACCGTCCTTGTCGAGATCGGCGAACAAGAACGCGTCAACGACCTCATATACGAACATGAGGAGATGGACGTCCTCGCAGCGAACATCGATATGTTCACACTCGAAACCGATCTCACGGGGGCGATGCGGTCGCGCGAGCGCCTTGAGATGGTCCTCGACGAATTAGAATACGAATACGACTTCGTGGTTGTCGACTGTCCGCCCTCGCTCGGCCATCTCACCGACAACGCACTCCTCGCATGTGGGAATCTCCTCGTGCCAGCACTCGCCGAAGGGACGAGTATCCGAGCCTTAGAAATCCTCTATGACCAAATCGACTCGCTTGAACAGGGGTATGAGACGACCATTCGAGAGGTAGGCCTTGTTGCAAACCGCGTCGAGACAGACGGCGAAGCTGAGGAGATGATGGAGTGGTTCGAGGCAACGCTTGGAGATCAGATGCCAATCTGGGAGATTCGAAAGCGTGTCGCACTCAAGCGTGCCTGGAACGAGGGTGTCTCGATTTTCACGCACAGCGAGGAGTGCGACATGGAAGCCGTCTACTTGGACATTGCAAGGTATCTGGAGGATCTCGAATGA
- a CDS encoding DUF7568 family protein — MPRITNWIRESRTPSLAYRNTETGARAVLHRASDSYRYKWRGAILVDDYPVWSRGFETKQATAFRDALRDRSLPELTCPECPNDDVLVGEKAADGAKVQRWFDCPDCGYEARSKVVYGAER, encoded by the coding sequence ATGCCCCGAATCACCAACTGGATACGGGAGAGTCGCACACCGTCGCTCGCGTATCGAAACACCGAGACTGGAGCCCGAGCCGTTCTCCATCGTGCATCCGACTCATACCGGTACAAGTGGCGTGGTGCAATCCTCGTCGACGACTATCCGGTCTGGTCACGTGGCTTCGAGACGAAGCAGGCGACAGCCTTTCGGGACGCTCTCCGAGACAGATCACTCCCTGAGCTGACCTGCCCTGAGTGCCCGAACGACGACGTTCTCGTCGGTGAGAAGGCAGCTGACGGGGCGAAGGTACAGCGCTGGTTCGACTGTCCCGATTGTGGCTACGAAGCTCGCTCGAAGGTAGTCTACGGCGCTGAACGCTAA
- a CDS encoding DUF6166 domain-containing protein, with protein MKTDSTDYPRTDVQTASDPCPTNRDEVEYVGMRVDDRPVVLNLTEHERLVPDRSLSLVRQHLSGFEWGDTGSGSAQLACGLLLDYTDDEAVASQHYIQFRDDVVSQLECSGPANCWHLTGDDIEAALAGVTKHEALTPDGGTPTPSLPVNWSAVNRSERTVFQRRDIDHYVVLGEGTEKWLLLLCAQGDRAYPAPLDIRTVPIEEDPAPAVRELVAESNDLVKPEEDA; from the coding sequence ATGAAGACGGATTCGACCGACTATCCCAGAACAGACGTACAGACTGCGAGCGACCCCTGCCCGACGAACAGAGACGAAGTCGAGTATGTGGGGATGCGCGTCGACGACAGACCGGTCGTACTCAACCTCACCGAACACGAGCGACTCGTCCCCGACCGAAGCCTCAGTCTCGTACGACAGCACCTGTCGGGATTCGAGTGGGGCGACACTGGTAGCGGTTCGGCACAGCTCGCCTGTGGACTCCTCCTCGATTACACCGACGACGAAGCCGTTGCCTCCCAACACTACATCCAGTTCCGCGATGACGTGGTGAGCCAGCTGGAGTGCAGTGGACCAGCCAATTGCTGGCATCTCACCGGCGACGACATCGAGGCCGCACTCGCGGGTGTCACCAAGCACGAAGCACTCACGCCGGATGGTGGAACGCCAACCCCGTCACTTCCAGTAAACTGGAGTGCCGTGAATCGGTCAGAACGGACAGTCTTCCAGCGGCGAGACATCGACCACTACGTCGTCCTCGGTGAAGGGACCGAGAAGTGGCTGCTCCTACTCTGTGCCCAGGGCGACCGTGCGTATCCCGCCCCACTCGATATACGAACAGTTCCGATTGAGGAGGATCCTGCTCCCGCCGTGCGGGAACTCGTTGCCGAGAGCAACGACCTCGTCAAGCCGGAGGAGGATGCGTGA
- a CDS encoding DUF7567 family protein, protein MSLDVINRHSEALFEFLWCPVCGHEVFSYIPFEGVFCKNCNTQVELQESQEDRGYEEAVLACFDTDTTWNLHVDEKLRRDLPGGSARVKIFGAPGAYEIDWWSPKPDEDWEPVERGEFDDVEEPAEVSHLA, encoded by the coding sequence ATGAGTCTGGACGTCATCAACCGTCACAGCGAAGCACTGTTCGAGTTCCTCTGGTGTCCCGTCTGCGGGCACGAGGTGTTCAGCTACATCCCCTTCGAGGGCGTGTTCTGCAAGAACTGCAATACACAGGTGGAACTCCAAGAGTCGCAAGAGGATCGTGGCTACGAGGAAGCTGTCCTCGCCTGCTTCGATACCGACACGACCTGGAATCTCCACGTCGACGAAAAACTTCGTCGTGACCTGCCTGGCGGTTCGGCGAGGGTGAAAATTTTCGGCGCACCGGGTGCCTACGAGATCGACTGGTGGAGTCCAAAACCGGACGAGGACTGGGAACCGGTCGAGCGCGGTGAGTTCGACGACGTCGAAGAACCTGCTGAGGTGTCTCACTTGGCCTAA
- a CDS encoding CopG family ribbon-helix-helix protein yields the protein MRTSLNVPQEVLDSFDETWKSEGMESRSRAVREAMQEYIERHTRLEEIEGEAVAAIAFDYEHTLVIGELHTIQHEFEDVIGTTQHMHHGDWCLETIFCTGPANRIRELVYQLRDFDAVGRVNVMFLQPVA from the coding sequence ATGCGAACGAGCCTCAACGTTCCACAGGAGGTGCTCGATTCATTCGACGAGACGTGGAAGTCAGAGGGGATGGAATCACGGTCACGAGCCGTCCGTGAAGCGATGCAAGAATACATCGAGCGCCACACTCGCTTAGAAGAGATTGAAGGAGAAGCTGTCGCGGCAATAGCGTTCGACTACGAACATACACTCGTCATTGGAGAACTCCATACAATTCAGCACGAGTTCGAGGACGTCATTGGAACGACCCAACATATGCACCACGGGGACTGGTGTCTGGAGACCATTTTCTGCACCGGTCCCGCAAATCGGATTCGTGAGTTAGTGTATCAACTCCGGGATTTCGATGCTGTTGGGCGTGTGAACGTCATGTTCCTCCAGCCTGTAGCCTGA
- a CDS encoding DUF6166 domain-containing protein, translated as MSWTSDSQSSGTSHTSDETDVVYVGYRQRGRAIVEKYPGREPLTPDRSLKLADHSPSGFEWGYRGSGPAQLALALLLDYTDDEDVALAEYMAFKNEVVSRLECGGPKQRWRLTGHEIDSALRETVDEPVAPSVS; from the coding sequence ATGAGTTGGACAAGTGATTCACAGTCATCTGGAACGTCACACACTTCGGATGAGACCGACGTCGTCTACGTCGGCTACCGACAGCGAGGCCGCGCAATCGTCGAAAAGTATCCTGGCCGCGAACCGCTGACCCCAGATCGGAGTCTCAAGCTGGCGGACCACAGTCCCTCGGGCTTCGAATGGGGGTACAGGGGGAGTGGCCCAGCGCAACTCGCGCTCGCCCTCCTGCTCGATTACACCGACGACGAGGACGTCGCACTAGCGGAGTACATGGCGTTCAAGAACGAAGTAGTGAGCCGATTGGAGTGTGGTGGTCCCAAACAGCGCTGGCGACTCACAGGACACGAGATAGATTCGGCCCTTCGTGAGACAGTCGACGAGCCAGTCGCACCGTCCGTCAGCTAA